The following coding sequences lie in one Sedimentibacter sp. MB35-C1 genomic window:
- the hydG gene encoding [FeFe] hydrogenase H-cluster radical SAM maturase HydG, with product MYNPKSSKAEEFICHDEVLKTLEYAEKNKKNTELIDSIIEKARLRKGLTHREAAVLLDCELEEKNQEIYALAEQIKKDFYGNRIVMFAPLYLSNYCINGCVYCPYHFKNKHITRKKMTQEEIEREVIALQDMGHKRLALEAGEDPINNPIEYILESIDTIYSVKHKNGSIRRVNVNIAATTVENYRKLKEAGIGTYILFQETYHKDSYEKLHPTGPKHNYAYHTEAMDRAMEAGIDDVGLGVLFGLELYRYEFAALVMHAEHLEAAFGVGPHTISVPRIRPADDIDPSAFDNGINEDTFAKLVACIRISVPYTGMIVSTRESKECRERVLHLGISQLSGGSKTTVGGYAETEPEEEDSAQFELSDNRTLDEVVKWLIDFGYIPSFCTACYREGRTGDRFMQLLKSGQIHNCCHPNALMTLKEYLEDYASPETKDAGDKLILHEISNIPKEKVRKIVLENLGKISRGSRDFRF from the coding sequence ATGTATAATCCAAAATCATCAAAAGCAGAGGAGTTTATCTGTCACGACGAAGTGCTCAAGACGCTTGAGTATGCAGAAAAAAACAAGAAAAATACAGAACTTATTGATAGTATTATCGAAAAAGCCCGTCTTAGAAAGGGTCTTACCCACAGAGAGGCAGCAGTTCTTTTGGACTGTGAGCTGGAAGAGAAGAATCAGGAAATATATGCACTTGCAGAGCAGATAAAAAAAGACTTTTACGGAAACCGCATAGTTATGTTTGCTCCGTTGTATCTGTCAAATTATTGCATCAACGGATGTGTATACTGTCCGTATCACTTCAAAAACAAACACATTACCAGAAAAAAGATGACACAGGAAGAGATTGAACGTGAGGTTATAGCATTGCAGGATATGGGACATAAGAGGCTTGCATTGGAAGCTGGAGAAGATCCTATAAATAATCCTATTGAGTATATTTTGGAATCAATTGATACCATATACAGCGTTAAGCACAAAAATGGTTCAATACGACGTGTAAATGTAAATATTGCAGCAACAACCGTTGAAAACTACAGAAAGCTGAAAGAGGCCGGAATCGGTACATATATTCTGTTCCAAGAAACGTACCACAAGGATAGCTATGAAAAGCTTCACCCCACAGGGCCAAAGCATAATTACGCATATCACACAGAGGCTATGGACAGGGCTATGGAAGCCGGGATAGATGATGTTGGCCTGGGTGTATTGTTTGGACTTGAACTGTATAGATATGAATTTGCTGCTCTGGTAATGCATGCAGAGCATCTTGAGGCAGCGTTCGGCGTTGGGCCTCACACTATCAGCGTACCGAGGATCAGACCTGCGGATGATATTGATCCGTCTGCATTTGATAACGGAATAAATGAAGATACGTTCGCAAAGCTGGTAGCCTGTATCCGAATAAGTGTTCCGTACACAGGAATGATAGTGTCTACACGGGAAAGCAAGGAATGTCGTGAGAGAGTTCTGCATCTTGGTATATCTCAGCTGAGCGGAGGTTCTAAAACAACTGTGGGAGGCTATGCAGAGACCGAGCCTGAAGAAGAGGATTCGGCACAATTTGAGCTTAGCGATAACAGAACACTTGACGAAGTCGTTAAATGGCTTATAGATTTTGGATATATTCCAAGCTTCTGCACGGCCTGCTACAGAGAAGGAAGGACAGGAGACCGTTTCATGCAGCTTTTAAAAAGCGGACAGATACATAATTGCTGCCATCCAAATGCACTCATGACGTTAAAGGAATATTTGGAGGACTATGCTTCTCCTGAAACAAAGGATGCAGGGGACAAGTTGATTTTGCATGAAATTTCTAACATTCCTAAAGAGAAGGTAAGGAAAATAGTTCTTGAAAATCTGGGAAAAATCAGCCGCGGCAGCCGGGATTTCAGATTCTAG
- the hydE gene encoding [FeFe] hydrogenase H-cluster radical SAM maturase HydE, producing the protein MKYLIDKLHKAHNLTTEEFKSLIEGRTPEIAEYLFERARQVKIANYGCDVYIRGLIEFSNYCRNDCYYCGIRKSNAGAERYRLTEEDILNCCNTGYNLGFRTFVLQSGEDLYFTDEKMVHIIKSIKNCYPDCAVTLSIGERSYESYKAFYDAGADRYLLRHETANEEHYKKLHPENLSLLNRKACLFDLKKIGYQVGCGFMVGSPYQTVETLVEDLMFIKELQPHMVGIGPFIPHSDTPFAHKESGTLELTLFMLGLVRLMIPEVLMPTTTALGTIDPLGREKGIQAGGNVVMPNLSPVAVRNKYMLYDNKICTGDEAAECRFCMQKRMEGIGCRVVVSRGDHRSCNK; encoded by the coding sequence ATGAAGTATCTTATTGATAAACTGCACAAGGCTCATAATCTTACCACTGAAGAATTTAAGTCGCTGATTGAAGGAAGAACTCCGGAAATTGCAGAATATCTATTTGAACGAGCAAGACAGGTGAAAATAGCAAATTATGGTTGCGATGTGTATATCAGAGGGCTGATTGAATTTTCTAATTACTGCAGGAATGACTGCTATTACTGTGGGATTAGAAAAAGCAATGCTGGAGCAGAACGCTATAGGCTGACCGAGGAGGATATTCTTAACTGCTGCAATACAGGATATAACCTTGGATTCAGAACATTTGTACTGCAGAGCGGCGAAGATTTATACTTTACGGATGAAAAGATGGTGCATATTATTAAGTCTATAAAAAATTGTTATCCAGACTGCGCTGTGACGCTGTCAATAGGGGAGAGAAGCTATGAAAGCTATAAGGCATTTTATGATGCCGGAGCCGACAGGTACCTCTTGCGCCATGAAACAGCTAATGAAGAACATTACAAGAAGCTTCATCCGGAAAACCTTTCTTTGTTAAACAGAAAAGCCTGCCTTTTTGATTTGAAAAAAATCGGATACCAGGTTGGGTGCGGATTTATGGTGGGGTCTCCTTATCAGACTGTCGAAACCCTTGTAGAAGATTTGATGTTTATAAAAGAACTGCAGCCGCATATGGTGGGAATAGGGCCGTTTATTCCACATAGCGACACACCATTTGCCCATAAAGAGAGCGGAACATTAGAATTGACATTGTTTATGCTGGGGCTCGTAAGGCTGATGATTCCTGAAGTATTAATGCCCACAACAACGGCTTTAGGTACAATTGATCCCCTTGGGCGCGAAAAAGGAATTCAGGCCGGCGGTAATGTAGTAATGCCGAACCTGTCTCCTGTTGCCGTAAGAAATAAATATATGCTATATGATAATAAAATCTGCACAGGTGATGAAGCCGCCGAATGCAGGTTTTGCATGCAGAAACGAATGGAAGGTATAGGCTGCCGTGTAGTAGTTTCCCGTGGCGACCATCGTTCCTGCAATAAATAA
- a CDS encoding TM1266 family iron-only hydrogenase system putative regulator, whose protein sequence is METRVAIIGVIVEDIDSVEKLNGILHDYSMYIIGRMGIPYKEKDISIISIAVDAPNDVISALSGKLGKLPGVSSKAVYSKFPAKTSDG, encoded by the coding sequence ATGGAAACAAGAGTTGCTATTATAGGAGTAATTGTAGAAGATATTGATTCGGTTGAGAAACTAAACGGAATTCTGCATGATTACAGCATGTATATCATAGGTAGAATGGGAATTCCATATAAGGAAAAGGATATTAGTATTATTAGTATTGCAGTGGATGCGCCTAACGATGTAATCAGTGCCCTTTCAGGCAAGCTGGGGAAATTGCCGGGAGTGAGCAGTAAAGCAGTATATTCTAAGTTCCCTGCAAAAACGAGCGATGGATAG